The Patagioenas fasciata isolate bPatFas1 chromosome 25, bPatFas1.hap1, whole genome shotgun sequence genome includes a region encoding these proteins:
- the LOC139825605 gene encoding ral guanine nucleotide dissociation stimulator-like 1, with translation MRRVTFRLSREIEGAAPDQSTAAGRAQRSVVKRFSLPFLGLGVSALSTPVNAQPKPAPGGSSGDSTVTIVPPTDTAEEPQHKCSKKCPGPVTPVPSKEVPPVLPVYNQQSGESCVIRTSVEEDRSGNIYRSILLSNQEKAPAVTQRAMEKHNLQSGSAEDYELVQIISEDKGGEAELCCCCCWKSSAAFCRQE, from the exons atgaggagag tgac tttccgtctgtcacgtgaaatcgaaggagcagctcctgaccagagcaccgcagcgggcagagctcagaggagcgtggtgaagagattcagcct gccgttcctgggcttgggggtgagcgccctcagcacccccgtcaacgcgcagcccaaacctgctccaggtgggagctctggggacagcaccgtcaccatcgtccctcccaccgacactgctgaggagcctcagcacaag tgctccaagaagtgccccggccccgtgactcccgttccatcaaaagaagtgccgccagtcctgccagtctacaaccagcagagcggagagagctgcgtcatccgcaccagcgtagaagaggacagaagcggcaacatctacaggagcatcctg ctgagtaaccaagagaaggctcctgctgtcacccagcgagccatggagaagcacaacctgcagtctggctcggccgaggattacgagctggtccagatcatctccgaggacaaaggtggggaagcagaactctgctgctgctgctgctggaagagctctgctgcattttgccggcaagagtaa
- the LOC136112397 gene encoding LOW QUALITY PROTEIN: procollagen galactosyltransferase 2-like (The sequence of the model RefSeq protein was modified relative to this genomic sequence to represent the inferred CDS: inserted 1 base in 1 codon), whose amino-acid sequence MRSHFSSSLPGCELDVSLFNPDFPDQPEAPEGQAGSDAADSLRAGDCSQDSRGRGWESAEHESAQSSQHRHRDPCSSRPLARGEIGCFLSHCCIWEEVVNRELEKTLVIEDEFKRKLMKLMDDIEQAQLDWELIYIGRKRMRVQEPEEAVPNVMNLVEADYSYWTLGYAISFQGAQKLIGAEPFGKMLPVDEFRPVMYNKHPVAKYMEHYKSRDLKAFSAEPLLVYPTHYTGQPGYLSDTETSTTWDNETVSTDWGRTHSWKXRPQGTIRSDAQNKDALPSQSSLDAPSSRDEL is encoded by the exons ATGAGAAGTCACTTCTCCTCCTCGCTCCCAGGCTGTGAGCTTGATGTCTCTCTCTTCAACCCAGATTTTCCTGATCAACCTGAAGCGCCGGAAGGACAGGCGGGATCGGATGCTGCGGACTCTCTACGAGCAGGAGATTGCAGTCAAGATAGCAGAGGCCGTGGATGGGAA AGCGCTGAACACGAGTCGGCTCAAAGCTCTCAGCATCGACACCGGGACCCGTGCTCCTCGCGGCCCCTCGCCCGGGGAGAGATCGGCTGCTTCCTCAGCCACTGCTGCatctgggaggag GTGGTGAAcagagaactggagaagacgCTTGTTATTGAGGACGAGTTCAAGAGGAAGCTCATGAAGCTGATGGATGAcattgaacaagcccagctagACTGGGAGCTGAT ctACATTGGCCGGAAAAGGATGCGGGTGCAGGAGCCTGAGGAAGCGGTTCCCAACGTCATGAACCTGGTGGAAGCCGATTACTCGTACTGGACCCTGGGCTACGCGATCTCCTTCCAGGGGGCTCAGAAGCTCATCGGAGCGGAGCCTTTCGGCAAGATGTTGCCGGTGGATGAATTTCGGCCAGTCATGTACAACAAGCACCCGGT agCAAAGTACATGGAGCACTACAAGTCCAGAGACTTGAAAGCCTTTTCAGCAGAACCCCTGCTCGTCTACCCCACGCACTACACAGGGCAGCCCGGCTACCTTAGCGACACAGAGACCTCCACCACCTGGGACAACGAGACCGTGTCGACGGACTGGGGCAGAACGCACTCCTGGA TCCGGCCGCAGGGCACGATCCGCAGCGACGCCCAGAACAAGGACGCTCTGCCCTCGCAGTCgtctctggatgcgccgtcctcCAGGGACGAGCTGTga